The following proteins come from a genomic window of Flavobacterium eburneipallidum:
- a CDS encoding LuxR C-terminal-related transcriptional regulator, giving the protein MIPEIQNLYNIWNPNRIAKDNTSYQISFDELTNAIISTGPFYFYIIDFFDMSLSYISPAIAEIHGFYPELVSFNDILGAIHPDDIDFVTKAEAVSTDFFYKKVGFEKMLSYKTSYNFRFRLKNGEYALFNHQSLMLSLDDNGGLGKSLNIHTRIDHLSNSNTYKISFIGLNDQPSFMNLNPDRENQYLEKFSKREIDIIKLISNGLSNTQIAEKLFISVLTVKKHRNNILSKSDSKTTAELIKNCILQGII; this is encoded by the coding sequence ATGATTCCAGAAATACAAAATCTATATAATATTTGGAATCCCAATAGGATAGCAAAGGACAATACTTCTTATCAAATTTCTTTTGATGAACTTACGAATGCTATAATCAGCACAGGACCATTTTACTTTTACATCATCGATTTTTTTGATATGTCACTTTCCTATATTAGTCCTGCAATAGCTGAAATTCATGGATTTTATCCAGAGCTAGTTTCTTTTAATGATATTTTGGGAGCTATTCATCCAGACGATATTGATTTTGTTACCAAAGCCGAGGCAGTTTCTACTGATTTTTTTTATAAAAAAGTTGGTTTTGAAAAGATGCTAAGCTATAAAACAAGTTACAATTTTAGATTCCGATTGAAAAACGGAGAATACGCCTTGTTCAATCATCAGTCACTTATGCTTTCATTGGATGACAATGGCGGATTGGGTAAATCACTAAATATACACACCCGAATAGATCACTTAAGCAATTCGAACACTTATAAAATATCATTTATTGGTCTTAATGACCAGCCTTCGTTTATGAATTTGAATCCAGATAGAGAAAATCAGTATCTAGAAAAATTTTCTAAAAGAGAAATTGATATTATCAAGTTAATCAGTAATGGATTAAGCAATACTCAAATTGCCGAAAAACTTTTTATCAGTGTTTTGACAGTAAAAAAACACCGCAATAATATTTTGTCAAAATCCGATTCTAAAACTACCGCTGAACTCATCAAAAATTGTATTCTTCAGGGAATAATCTAA